Proteins encoded by one window of Drosophila melanogaster chromosome X:
- the CG14810 gene encoding uncharacterized protein, isoform B, with protein MEKNLPASISNKRFESTMMSSPVPSFAKSNGMKKKTTTFSRFIRTDRAAGGLTNGVKKKTVSVSRFSRVHRVAEDLTRELAGMSLKKQAVQPRRRYSFTNEFPDDPPKPAPNRRCSLVRRNSINLPIESNFDMSVLMDDDDEEEEDDEMMMAKEEDDEMMMAKEEEDEVQDLNMTSGSINPATSTSKGAIPKPPKNFGFTF; from the exons ATGGAAAAGAATCTACCGGCATCCATTTCG AACAAGAGATTCGAATCGACGATGATGAGTTCTCCCGTGCCAAGTTTTGCCAAGTCCAATGGGATGAAAAAGAAGACTACGACCTTTTCACGATTCATCCGCACCGATCGTGCCGCAGGGGGCTTGACCAATGGGGTGAAAAAGAAGACTGTATCCGTTTCGCGATTCAGCCGCGTCCATCGTGTCGCAGAGGACCTGACCCGTGAATTGGCCGGCATGTCGTTGAAAAAACAGGCTGTGCAACCGCGTCGTCGTTATTCTTTCACCAATGAGTTCCCGGATGATCCACCAAAGCCAGCTCCCAACCGTCGCTGCTCGCTTGTCCGCCGCAACTCAATTAACCTCCCAATTGAGTCCAATTTTGATATGTCCGTGCTGatggatgatgatgatgaggaggaggaggatgatgagatgatgatggcgaaggaggaggatgatgagatgatgatggcgaaggaggaggaggatgaagTACAGGATCTAAATATGACCAGTGGCTCCATCAACCCAGCTACATCGACCTCGAAAGGCGCCATCCCGAAGCCGCCCAAAAATTTCGGCTTTACCTTCTAG
- the CG14810 gene encoding uncharacterized protein, isoform A: protein MEKNLPASISKNKRFESTMMSSPVPSFAKSNGMKKKTTTFSRFIRTDRAAGGLTNGVKKKTVSVSRFSRVHRVAEDLTRELAGMSLKKQAVQPRRRYSFTNEFPDDPPKPAPNRRCSLVRRNSINLPIESNFDMSVLMDDDDEEEEDDEMMMAKEEDDEMMMAKEEEDEVQDLNMTSGSINPATSTSKGAIPKPPKNFGFTF from the exons ATGGAAAAGAATCTACCGGCATCCATTTCG AAGAACAAGAGATTCGAATCGACGATGATGAGTTCTCCCGTGCCAAGTTTTGCCAAGTCCAATGGGATGAAAAAGAAGACTACGACCTTTTCACGATTCATCCGCACCGATCGTGCCGCAGGGGGCTTGACCAATGGGGTGAAAAAGAAGACTGTATCCGTTTCGCGATTCAGCCGCGTCCATCGTGTCGCAGAGGACCTGACCCGTGAATTGGCCGGCATGTCGTTGAAAAAACAGGCTGTGCAACCGCGTCGTCGTTATTCTTTCACCAATGAGTTCCCGGATGATCCACCAAAGCCAGCTCCCAACCGTCGCTGCTCGCTTGTCCGCCGCAACTCAATTAACCTCCCAATTGAGTCCAATTTTGATATGTCCGTGCTGatggatgatgatgatgaggaggaggaggatgatgagatgatgatggcgaaggaggaggatgatgagatgatgatggcgaaggaggaggaggatgaagTACAGGATCTAAATATGACCAGTGGCTCCATCAACCCAGCTACATCGACCTCGAAAGGCGCCATCCCGAAGCCGCCCAAAAATTTCGGCTTTACCTTCTAG
- the CG14811 gene encoding uncharacterized protein yields MKPIMETNIQASIWNKRFESTMMSSSEQSFAKSNGTKKKTVTYSRFIRTERVADGPTNAVQKKTVFFSRFDRTARAEEDLTRQLASVSLKPKQPVASTSNEQFFASNLHYYPHLPQPTAVGHYQTYAEIKSLWLKGHFSQACNPTSRSMQPPRRISITNEFPDDQPKPAPKRRYSLVRRNSINLPIGSNFAMPVLMEEEKEEDEVKDLNENSGSTKPATSTSKGAIPKQPKKFALTF; encoded by the exons ATGAAGCCAATAATGGAAACGAATATACAGGCATCCATTTGG AACAAGAGATTCGAATCGACGATGATGAGTTCTTCCGAGCAAAGTTTTGCCAAGTCCAATGGGACTAAAAAGAAGACTGTGACCTATTCACGTTTCATCCGCACCGAACGTGTCGCAGACGGACCGACCAATGCGGTGCAAAAGAAGACTGTGTTCTTTTCGCGATTCGACCGCACCGCTCGCGCCGAAGAGGACCTAACCCGTCAATTGGCCAGCGTGTCCTTAAAACCAAAACAGCCTGTGGCTTCCACCTCGAATGAGCAGTTTTTTGCCAGCAACCTGCATTACTATCCCCATCTGCCCCAGCCAACTGCGGTGGGCCACTACCAGACCTATGCCGAAATCAAGAGCCTCTGGTTGAAGGGTCATTTCTCCCAAGCTTGTAACCCCACCTCGCGGTCGATGCAACCGCCTCGTCGTATTTCTATCACCAACGAGTTCCCGGATGATCAACCGAAGCCAGCTCCCAAACGCCGCTACTCGCTTGTCCGCCGCAACTCGATTAACCTCCCAATTGGGTCCAATTTTGCTATGCCCGTGCtgatggaggaggagaaggaggaggatgaaGTGAAGGATCTAAATGAGAACAGCGGCTCCACCAAGCCAGCTACATCGACCTCGAAAGGCGCAATCCCGAAGCAGCCCAAGAAGTTCGCCTTAACCTTCTAG
- the CG32806 gene encoding uncharacterized protein, protein MWMQLGCRGLAKSPRRKDEDIEPQSIIASAYRHEYIYNTYLAKNTFQLPSGTDSVYLANPSMNELMRAIQSGSSMDTFKRVIVSMIVPIPRTSQLLAQANSPCYQNLRLTPNVVHRSHSFDQPQVGMSVQRLPRVHSEGDLLQPRRSVCDEMISRDALPARVAPSEMPTKPQEVATEEPSVQWNACYWIGLAHLLMIISCMRGLF, encoded by the exons ATGTGGATGCAATT AGGCTGTCGCGGGCTTGCAAAAAGCCCCAGGCGAAAAGATGAAGACATTGAGCCACAATCTATTATTGCCAGTGCATACAGGCACGAATACATATACAACACATATTTGGCTAAGAATACTTTTCAATTACCATCGGGCACAGATAGCGTCTATCTCGCCAACCCTTCGATGAACGAGCTAATGCGAGCTATTCAAAGTGGCTCCTCAATGGACACATTTAAGCGCGTCATAGTATCAATGATTGTCCCAATTCCCAGAACTTCCCAGCTGCTGGCACAGGCGAACTCTCCTTGCTATCAAAATTTAAGACTTACCCCAAATGTAGTGCACCGAAGTCATTCTTTCGATCAGCCGCAAGTGGGAATGTCAGTTCAACGACTGCCGAGAGTGCACTCGGAGGGCGATTTGTTGCAGCCCAGGAGGTCGGTTTGTGATGAGATGATCTCTAGAGATGCTTTGCCAGCGCGTGTGGCTCCTTCGGAAATGCCCACGAAGCCCCAGGAAGTGGCGACCGAGGAGCCCAGTGTCCAGTGGAATGCATGCTATTGGATTGGCTTGGCACACTTGCTAATGATAATTTCTTGCATGCGCGGACTCTTTTAA